The following are encoded together in the Triticum dicoccoides isolate Atlit2015 ecotype Zavitan chromosome 6B, WEW_v2.0, whole genome shotgun sequence genome:
- the LOC119325024 gene encoding glucan endo-1,3-beta-glucosidase 8-like, whose product MLKANGIMKVKLFDADPWPVGALLDSGIEVMLGIPNDMLEAMTSYGNAEDWVSEATSYGDRLKLRYVAVGNEPFLKSYNGSFMENTVPALKNIQKALDEAGIGDKVKATVPLNADVYVGDKPSEGKFRPDIDGVMTDMVKFMHDHGAPFVVNIYPFLSLYQSDDFPFEFAFFDGGRSIQDNGGVSYSNVFDANYDTLVSALKKAGVPSLKVVVGEIGWPTDGNKNANAKLARRFYDGLLKKLAKNEGTHLRPGKLDVYLFGLFDEDMKSIAPGNFERHWGILTYDGKPKFSMDLSGQGNDRRLAAVSGVEYLPKQWCVFDDEAAKDEDMDKLGGNIQYACASGDCTALGYGCSCNGLDEMSNISYAFNMYFQMQDQDVRACDFDGLAKISDKNASTKTCLFPVQIISAATVPARPSSLLLLALLLAHALVMTTGFIIM is encoded by the coding sequence ATGCTCAAGGCCAACGGGATCATGAAGGTGAAGCTGTTCGACGCGGACCCCTGGCCCGTCGGCGCGCTCCTCGACTCCGGCATCGAGGTCATGCTCGGCATCCCCAACGACATGCTGGAGGCAATGACCAGCTACGGCAACGCCGAGGACTGGGTGTCGGAGGCCACCAGCTACGGGGACAGGCTCAAGCTCCGCTACGTGGCCGTGGGGAACGAGCCCTTCCTCAAGAGCTACAACGGCAGCTTCATGGAGAACACCGTGCCGGCGCTCAAGAACATCCAGAAGGCGCTGGACGAGGCCGGGATCGGCGACAAGGTCAAGGCCACCGTCCCTCTCAACGCCGACGTCTACGTCGGCGACAAGCCGTCCGAGGGCAAGTTCCGGCCCGACATCGACGGCGTCATGACCGACATGGTCAAGTTCATGCACGACCACGGCGCGCCCTTCGTCGTCAACATCTACCCGTTCCTCAGCCTCTACCAGAGCGACGACTTCCCCTTCGAGTTCGCCTTCTTCGACGGCGGCCGCAGCATCCAGGACAACGGCGGCGTCAGCTACTCCAACGtgttcgacgccaactacgacacgCTCGTCAGCGCGCTCAAGAAGGCCGGCGTGCCCAGCCTCAAGGTCGTCGTCGGCGAGATCGGCTGGCCCACCGACGGCAACAAGAACGCCAACGCCAAGCTCGCGCGCCGCTTCTACGACGGCCTCCTCAAGAAGCTGGCCAAGAACGAGGGCACCCACCTCCGGCCGGGCAAGCTGGACGTCTACCTCTTCGGCCTCTTCGACGAGGACATGAAGAGCATCGCGCCGGGCAACTTCGAGCGCCACTGGGGCATCCTCACCTACGACGGCAAGCCCAAGTTCAGCATGGACCTGTCGGGGCAAGGGAACGACAGGCGGCTCGCCGCCGTGTCCGGCGTGGAGTATCTGCCCAAGCAGTGGTGCGTGTTCGACGACGAAGCCGCAAAGGACGAGGACATGGACAAGCTGGGGGGGAACATCCAGTACGCCTGCGCCAGCGGCGACTGCACGGCGCTGGGCTACGGCTGCTCCTGCAACGGCCTCGACGAGATGAGCAACATCTCCTACGCCTTCAACATGTACTTCCAGATGCAGGACCAGGACGTGCGCGCCTGCGACTTCGACGGCCTCGCCAAGATCTCCGACAAGAACGCCTCCACCAAGACCTGCCTGTTCCCGGTGCAGATCATCAGCGCCGCCACCGTCCCGGCACGCccatcgtcgctgctgctgctcgccTTGTTGCTCGCGCATGCCCTGGTGATGACGACGGGTTTTATCATCATgtag